DNA sequence from the Rhizoctonia solani chromosome 14, complete sequence genome:
agggggagggggagggatCGTCGTCGTGTCTCTGGGTGTGCAGCTGCGGCAAAGACCTGACCGAGTCGCTGGCCGTCCGTCGGTGGGCGAAATCACGTGCTTTAATGCTGGGACTGGGGAGCTCTTCAAACTCCCTGGCCTTGGTGGGAGTGTTGGTGAGGGGAGTGGGGGCAGTGAAGGACTTGGCACGTGCAAGCAGCTTGTTGATGCCCGAGTTGACCTTGTCTCTGAGCGAACGACGACGGGGGAGGGTGCGGAGAAAGTTATAGTGGGATGCAGGTGGTGTCGAGGGAAGCGCAGGCGAGGGCTCGCCAGACGCAGACACAAGGGGTTCAGCACGGCGGAGTTGCAGCGGAGGGAGATCAGGTGCCATGGCGATGCTCCTCGATATTATACTATATTATATATTAGCAGCAACGCAGgttggaggaagaggaacagGGGAGGGCAAAAGGGAGCGACGAAGCAGAGTCAAGACACCATCATGGTCAAGTCTTAAGCTTTTGCCAGTTCCCCTTCTCGTCACACCCGGCACCGGGCGCTAAACTCGACCCTTACACAGCCGCCGCCCGATCACACCTATTACCGTAATCGGGCAACTAGCTCTCTCAATCCTATACCGTACCTCGAATGCATATCCCCGGTATACCCCCGCTTCCTTCTTTGGATATTACATCCGAGGGCTCTCAGCAGGGCTACGAAGCATGGCGTCAGGTTACTGCACTCAAGGTGCGTGTATTCTCCTCGCAATACGCCGCTGCTCACACGCGTCTGTAGCGCTTTACGAACGCGTTTGTGCTTGACCCTACGGAAAATAAGGTCTCCGCCCCCCAGTTTATTCGAGCCACGCGCGGAAGCTTATTTGTACTTTTTACTTACTATGTCTAGATTCTTCTGGGGCTCAAGAAACGCGGGTTTGGCATAGGAATCTATAATGGGTTTGGTGGAAAGGTCGATGTTGGGGAAACAGTAGCTGATGCTGCCTTGCGGGAACTGCAGGTATGTCTCgtgtttcttttttcttctttttttctGCTCTTTACCAACTAATACATCCTCTCTGCTCTTCCGCGCCTCGCTCTCCATCCATTTATGGCGCGCCTGTGTCGCTCATCACCTCTATACTCGTTTCACTCACCACCACCCCCGATCCAGGAAGAGTCCCACTTATCCGCCTCGCTCGAACCATGCGGCCTCTTATTCTTTGTAGGCGCCGGCCACGCACACGCACACCACATAACAGTATTCAGAGCTCACACATGGCAAGGCCAACCCACAGAGTATGTCACCGATACGTAAATGCGCCATTCCAACTCGACACCATACTCATTCTCTCGTTGCATTTCTTTTTCTGGGTGGTTTGTTTTACTGAAAACAAATCTAAAGAACAGATGAAATGCGTCCTGAATGGTTCGCCTATCCCTCTCTCGAGATTCCTTCCACTTCAATCTCCTCGGGCAATAATACGTACCCGCCGTTTCCTTACTCGGCAATGTGGAAGGACGATCCGCTCTGGATACCACACCTCCTCACGGACAAATACTTTGTCGCTCGAGTCGACTATGGTCCAGTCCCGGTCCCCAGTCCAGGCCAAACGGTCGAACCGGTTTCGGACGGGACTGGGTACATCGTGGATGGGACGACTGTCGATGCGGGAATGCAAAAATGGATAGTCGGGACGATGAGCAAGGAGGAATGGGAGGCTTCTCGAGTATGGGAAGTGTAGATCAGTATACGGTTGTATGCGCTCATTTCGAACGTGGCGCTAGTTGGGTGGAAGGGAAGGCACATGGGTTTATTCGGATTACTGCTCCAAGTACCTTTGATCGAGTTAGTCCAAGTTCTATTTATAGACATGTCAAGGGCAGTGTTAGGCATAGCGTCTACGTCACTACTGTAATGGGCCTGTGGAAAACAATTCCGAACTACAGACCTATACTTGAATAATCGAGCATGGATCTAGAACAGACCCAACAAGAAAAAGCAAGAAAGATATCACACAATGCCAGCTCAATCGTCGACTGACTCGAAACAGGGCCAGATTCCAGAAAGACGCAAAAGAGGCTGAAAATACCATATGACTCGAGCTACTGTACAGTCCTAGGCCTGATTTGTTTCATTGATACGCTAAGAATTCTTCTGTGCCAAATGGGCGGTCTATTTCCCCTACCGGCACCGGCGTTCCGATCAGCCGCAGCATCGCCCCCGTTTTGGGGAGGGGTGACCTTTCTCATCACAACCGCTCCGTGTTCGGCTCGTTCTTCGCTCAGAAACAACAGACCATTACGAGGTCATATGATGCAGTAAATGTGTGGTGCGTTTGTTTCATATGAAGTCATTCTGTCGTTTCGCATAGGGTGGCGCGGTTGTAATCCACCAACCACGCATCATATAGCGTAAACCCGTATCGTAACGCGCGGCTGTACCGTAAACAAACGAATGATATCGTAATCTTGAACTTCTTCCCATAACAACGCCCGGGCTGTACATTCCACTTTATTTCGGCTCAACCCGGGCGCAACCCCATCTCAAGCAAGCTCGCAATGCGTCCACAGTTTATCTCACGGCATATATTTAAATTCGTGAATAATAATTACAGCAGGACACGTAGGTGTATACAGAGCTTGACTCATTGTGTGTGTGTGCCAAAGAGAACTCACATTTGTATATCCCGAGGCTGAGTGAGGTGTGTCACTATGCCGAAAGTCGCCGTTAAACAGTGTTGGGAACTCGACCGCCGAGAAGACATTGATTTGGTGTCGCCTGACCCATAAATCATTGAGATCTGTGAAAGAATGTGCACAATGAATGAG
Encoded proteins:
- a CDS encoding NUDIX family hydrolase encodes the protein MHIPGIPPLPSLDITSEGSQQGYEAWRQVTALKRFTNAFVLDPTENKVSAPQFIRATRGSLFILLGLKKRGFGIGIYNGFGGKVDVGETVADAALRELQEESHLSASLEPCGLLFFVGAGHAHAHHITVFRAHTWQGQPTETDEMRPEWFAYPSLEIPSTSISSGNNTYPPFPYSAMWKDDPLWIPHLLTDKYFVARVDYGPVPVPSPGQTVEPVSDGTGYIVDGTTVDAGMQKWIVGTMSKEEWEASRVWEV